The following coding sequences lie in one Lentilactobacillus sp. SPB1-3 genomic window:
- a CDS encoding NAD(P)H-binding protein gives MKNVLILGASGNIAQMVTDNIKEQANLTLFVRDPKKLVGDTQPAKVVQGDALDVDQLTDAMKGQDIVYSNLGPNRMAEMANVVRQAMINSGVKRLIWVATAGIYGEESTDEGLKRGTEVYGDYKDPSSYFGDERVGADILDETPEIETTIIRPNALTNDQRVGDVVVDGRNDRIRPSALPISRMTVADFISKLILNDDQYKNDSIAISEV, from the coding sequence ATGAAAAATGTATTGATATTGGGAGCAAGTGGAAACATTGCTCAGATGGTTACAGATAACATTAAGGAACAAGCTAACTTAACTTTGTTTGTTCGTGATCCTAAGAAATTAGTTGGTGATACACAACCAGCTAAAGTCGTTCAAGGAGATGCTTTGGACGTTGATCAACTTACTGATGCCATGAAGGGCCAAGACATTGTCTACTCAAACTTGGGACCTAATAGAATGGCAGAGATGGCAAATGTTGTTCGTCAAGCTATGATCAATTCTGGAGTTAAAAGATTAATTTGGGTCGCTACTGCCGGAATCTATGGTGAAGAATCCACAGATGAAGGTTTGAAGAGAGGTACTGAAGTTTATGGTGACTACAAAGACCCTAGCTCATACTTTGGTGATGAAAGGGTTGGTGCAGATATTCTGGATGAAACTCCTGAAATAGAGACCACTATTATCAGGCCTAATGCTTTGACTAATGATCAAAGAGTTGGGGATGTTGTAGTGGATGGTCGAAATGATCGAATTCGTCCAAGTGCATTGCCAATTTCTAGAATGACTGTCGCTGATTTTATTAGCAAATTGATTCTAAATGATGATCAATACAAAAATGATTCCATTGCGATTAGTGAAGTATAG
- a CDS encoding MarR family winged helix-turn-helix transcriptional regulator, whose protein sequence is MAATIAEMIKSISIMYDKQFTNQVLSGNELPKVTSTQMSVLQYMDRHIDEVITQRTLQDEFNLSKSTVSGIVQRLRKHKFIDAIPIANDKRSNQLVFNPEFRRLMVNHNDYFVDQLTDMNSRLVNGMTEEEIRQFTNLLERSLKNLDEHSSQM, encoded by the coding sequence ATGGCTGCCACAATCGCAGAGATGATCAAATCAATCAGCATAATGTATGACAAGCAATTTACTAATCAAGTTCTTTCCGGTAACGAGCTACCTAAGGTCACTAGTACGCAAATGTCGGTTTTACAATACATGGATAGACATATTGATGAAGTTATTACACAACGGACATTACAAGATGAGTTTAACCTTAGCAAGTCAACAGTTAGCGGAATAGTACAGCGATTGCGTAAGCATAAGTTTATTGATGCTATCCCTATCGCTAATGATAAAAGGTCTAATCAACTTGTGTTTAACCCAGAATTTAGAAGATTAATGGTTAATCATAATGATTATTTTGTTGATCAGTTAACTGATATGAATAGTCGATTAGTTAATGGAATGACTGAGGAAGAAATTAGGCAATTTACAAATTTGCTGGAGAGAAGCTTAAAGAACCTTGATGAACATTCATCACAAATGTAA
- a CDS encoding FAD-dependent oxidoreductase, whose amino-acid sequence MILNTIKSFFSPIPLSVEEVQHPAADYFTIKLTFASDKPFDWHPGTAGMFTLPHQKHSGSGFRFFSIAAAPSEHSIIIGTRTGKEPSAYKSVLINLKPGDQVNLRGPIGSFGIKDPHSPAVMIASGVGITPFRSMALSLLDKPTQTSKLIHSSHGFHLFADDFTNVATQNHNFDYLPVESRKEAQEKILSSIHEFGNEAYYYLSGSSKIVKANQQFLKQNGISVNRIITDIQIGY is encoded by the coding sequence ATGATTCTCAACACAATTAAATCATTTTTCAGTCCTATCCCATTATCAGTAGAAGAAGTTCAGCATCCCGCAGCCGATTATTTCACTATTAAATTAACGTTCGCCTCAGACAAGCCTTTTGATTGGCATCCAGGAACAGCCGGAATGTTTACCTTGCCTCACCAGAAGCATAGCGGCAGTGGCTTTCGTTTCTTTTCTATAGCAGCTGCGCCAAGCGAACATTCAATTATCATTGGCACTAGGACTGGTAAAGAACCTAGTGCATACAAATCAGTTTTGATTAATCTCAAACCTGGTGATCAAGTTAATCTCCGTGGACCAATCGGATCATTTGGCATCAAAGATCCACATTCTCCCGCTGTGATGATTGCCAGCGGAGTTGGAATAACTCCGTTCAGATCAATGGCCCTGTCATTGCTGGATAAGCCAACCCAAACGAGCAAACTAATTCACTCATCCCATGGCTTTCACTTGTTTGCAGATGACTTTACGAACGTCGCCACACAGAATCATAATTTTGATTATTTACCCGTAGAATCTCGTAAAGAAGCTCAAGAAAAGATCTTAAGCAGCATTCATGAATTCGGTAATGAAGCTTATTATTATCTTTCAGGATCATCTAAAATCGTTAAGGCTAACCAGCAGTTTCTCAAACAAAATGGCATTTCTGTTAATAGAATTATCACGGATATTCAAATTGGTTACTAA
- a CDS encoding phosphoketolase produces the protein MTVDYDSKAYLEKVDAWWRATTYLSGGMIFLKSNPLFSVTNTPIKADDVKVKPIGHWGTISGQTFLYAHANRLINKYNLNMFYIGGPGHGGQVMVTNSYLDGTYTEDYPEITQDIEGMSRLYKRFSFPGGIGSHMTAQTPGSLHEGGELGYSLSHATGAVLDNPDEIAFTVVGDGENETGPAMTAWNSIKFLNPKNDGAVLPILDVNGFKISNPTITSRMSDEQLTKFFEGLGWSPRFIENDDIHDYMAYHEKAAKVFDQAIADIKQIQKDARENGKYEDGEIAAWPVIIARLPKGWGGPSHNQKGEPIEGSFRAHQVPLDLKQGDLSQLQEFEDWMNSYKPTELFNADGSLKDEVADFAPKGDKRMAANPVANGGRAKGAKAEMLDLPDWKSLANDINDSNRGTELPEGNRNMDMNVLSTFFAGVAKKNPNSFRIFGPDETMSNRLWDMFNITNRQWMSKVNEPYDQYEAPEGRILDAQLSEHQAEGWLEGYTLTGRTGVFASYESFLRVVDSMTTQHFKWIRQAADQPWRNDYPSLNLISTSTVFQQDHNGYTHQDPGMLTHLAEKKSDFIRQYLPADGNSLLAVFNRAFNDRQKVNHIVASKQPRQQWFSVDEAEELATTGLKTIDWASTVAEGEDADIVFASAGVEPTIETLAAVDLINAAFPEVKMRYVNVVELGRLQKKNGPLNSERALTDDEFIKFFGQSGTPVVFGFHGYEDLIESMFYERQHLGLHVHGYREDGDITTAYDMRVYSKLDRFNQAKDAVQVLMDKGVVDNAAGNDFEKKMDDILAKHFKITRDEGHDIEEFTDWKWTALKK, from the coding sequence ATGACAGTAGATTACGATTCCAAAGCATATTTGGAAAAAGTAGACGCATGGTGGCGCGCAACCACTTACCTTTCAGGTGGTATGATCTTTTTAAAGAGCAACCCACTATTCTCTGTTACAAATACACCAATTAAAGCTGACGATGTTAAAGTTAAGCCAATTGGTCACTGGGGTACAATTTCAGGACAAACATTCTTGTATGCCCACGCTAACCGTTTGATCAACAAGTACAACTTAAACATGTTCTACATTGGTGGTCCTGGTCATGGTGGCCAAGTTATGGTTACTAACTCATACTTGGACGGTACTTATACTGAAGATTATCCTGAAATTACTCAAGATATCGAAGGTATGTCACGTCTTTACAAGCGTTTCTCATTCCCTGGTGGAATTGGATCACATATGACCGCTCAAACTCCAGGTTCACTTCACGAAGGTGGAGAACTTGGATACTCACTATCACATGCTACTGGTGCTGTATTAGACAACCCAGATGAAATTGCATTCACTGTTGTTGGTGATGGTGAAAACGAAACTGGTCCTGCAATGACTGCATGGAACTCAATCAAGTTCTTGAACCCTAAGAATGATGGTGCTGTATTGCCAATTCTTGACGTTAACGGATTCAAGATTTCTAACCCTACTATTACTTCACGAATGAGTGACGAACAATTGACTAAGTTCTTTGAAGGACTTGGCTGGTCACCACGTTTCATCGAAAACGATGACATTCATGACTACATGGCTTACCACGAAAAGGCTGCTAAAGTCTTTGACCAAGCTATTGCAGATATCAAACAAATTCAAAAAGATGCTCGTGAAAACGGCAAGTACGAAGATGGCGAAATTGCTGCATGGCCAGTAATCATCGCTCGTTTACCTAAGGGTTGGGGTGGTCCAAGCCATAACCAAAAGGGTGAACCAATCGAAGGCTCATTCCGTGCTCACCAAGTTCCTCTTGACTTGAAGCAAGGCGACTTAAGCCAATTGCAAGAATTCGAAGATTGGATGAACTCATACAAGCCAACCGAATTATTCAATGCTGATGGATCATTGAAGGACGAAGTTGCTGACTTTGCACCTAAGGGTGACAAACGTATGGCAGCTAACCCAGTTGCTAATGGTGGTCGTGCTAAAGGCGCTAAGGCAGAAATGCTTGACCTACCAGACTGGAAATCATTAGCTAACGACATCAACGATAGTAACCGTGGTACTGAATTACCTGAAGGTAACCGTAACATGGATATGAACGTTCTTTCTACTTTCTTTGCTGGCGTTGCTAAGAAGAACCCTAACTCATTCCGTATCTTCGGACCTGACGAAACTATGTCAAACCGTCTATGGGACATGTTTAACATTACTAACCGTCAATGGATGAGTAAAGTTAACGAACCATACGACCAATACGAAGCTCCAGAAGGCCGTATCTTGGATGCTCAATTATCAGAACACCAAGCTGAAGGTTGGTTAGAAGGTTACACATTGACTGGTCGTACTGGTGTATTCGCATCATACGAATCATTCTTACGTGTAGTTGACTCAATGACTACTCAACACTTCAAGTGGATCCGTCAAGCTGCAGATCAACCATGGCGTAATGATTACCCATCATTGAACTTGATCTCAACTTCAACTGTATTCCAACAAGACCACAATGGTTACACTCACCAAGATCCAGGTATGCTTACTCACTTGGCTGAAAAGAAGTCTGACTTCATTCGCCAATACCTACCTGCTGATGGTAACTCATTGTTAGCCGTATTTAACCGTGCCTTCAACGACCGTCAAAAGGTTAACCATATTGTTGCTTCTAAACAACCACGTCAACAATGGTTCTCAGTTGATGAAGCTGAAGAATTAGCAACTACTGGTTTGAAGACAATCGATTGGGCTTCTACTGTTGCTGAAGGTGAAGATGCTGATATCGTCTTTGCATCAGCTGGTGTAGAACCAACTATCGAAACTTTGGCTGCTGTTGACTTGATCAACGCTGCCTTCCCAGAAGTTAAAATGCGTTATGTGAACGTTGTTGAATTAGGCCGTCTTCAAAAGAAGAATGGACCTCTTAACTCAGAACGTGCATTGACTGACGACGAATTCATCAAGTTCTTTGGCCAATCAGGTACACCAGTTGTATTTGGTTTCCATGGTTACGAAGACTTGATCGAATCAATGTTCTACGAACGTCAACACTTAGGCCTACATGTTCATGGTTACCGTGAAGATGGTGATATCACCACTGCATACGACATGCGTGTATATTCTAAGTTAGACCGTTTCAACCAAGCTAAAGACGCTGTTCAAGTTCTTATGGACAAGGGTGTTGTTGACAATGCTGCCGGCAATGACTTTGAAAAGAAGATGGATGACATCTTAGCTAAGCACTTTAAGATCACTCGTGACGAAGGTCATGATATCGAAGAGTTCACTGATTGGAAATGGACTGCACTTAAAAAATAA
- a CDS encoding GntR family transcriptional regulator, giving the protein MADLIYRKIINDIKNRIFDNEFQNNKLPDERSLSESYQVSRSTIKRALNILAQQGVVFKKRGSGTFVNPLYLKNQSLFQYEGNNLGVTDNISTAGQESTIKLLDYQVTPASAEIQQNLFLNENEFVYQIKRLRLIDGKPIIIETGYIPIKLAPELSPDTVRESIFNYIDDKEHKRVSKSFMSIMTEPSTKEDQELLNLSTNEPVGIMSGTFFLDDGTPFEFSTMRVHYQYLNYNTFINLNAD; this is encoded by the coding sequence ATGGCAGATTTAATATATCGCAAAATAATTAACGATATTAAAAACCGAATATTTGATAACGAATTTCAAAATAATAAATTACCGGACGAGCGTAGTCTTAGCGAATCGTACCAAGTAAGTCGTAGTACGATCAAGCGGGCGCTAAACATTCTGGCTCAACAAGGAGTCGTGTTTAAAAAACGTGGATCCGGAACATTCGTTAATCCCCTCTATCTGAAGAACCAATCTCTATTTCAATATGAAGGAAATAATCTTGGCGTGACTGACAATATCAGTACAGCCGGACAAGAATCTACTATTAAATTACTGGATTATCAGGTAACCCCTGCCAGTGCTGAAATCCAACAAAATTTATTCTTGAATGAAAATGAGTTTGTTTATCAAATCAAACGTCTCCGATTAATCGATGGTAAACCAATCATCATTGAGACTGGTTATATCCCAATCAAATTGGCACCAGAGCTATCTCCTGATACTGTTAGAGAATCAATCTTTAATTATATTGATGATAAAGAACACAAACGAGTTAGTAAGTCTTTTATGTCTATAATGACTGAACCTTCTACTAAAGAAGATCAAGAATTACTTAACCTAAGTACTAATGAACCCGTGGGCATCATGTCAGGAACTTTCTTCTTGGATGATGGTACCCCATTTGAATTCTCGACTATGCGCGTGCACTATCAATATTTAAATTACAATACCTTTATTAACTTAAATGCAGATTAA
- a CDS encoding TetR/AcrR family transcriptional regulator has product MRSQDDEKRKRILDSTSNIIMTQGIAAVSLSKIAKDAGVASGTLYTYFEDKNDMLRSLYLNRKQRIAEAVTKFDIHGDPRQEFNHFMDLIYEYGQEHLDEFILIREFGQSPILKSLNIPQEQAFAGFEGLEEFVQIGIKKQAFFDIDYQIILDYAYTPVVEYLIALNNGTLDQNEVSFDQIKLLSTRAILMEK; this is encoded by the coding sequence ATGCGATCACAAGATGATGAAAAACGAAAAAGAATTTTAGATAGTACTAGCAACATAATAATGACCCAAGGAATCGCCGCTGTGTCTTTAAGCAAGATTGCAAAGGATGCAGGAGTTGCTTCCGGAACACTTTACACTTATTTCGAAGATAAGAATGACATGCTTCGTTCATTGTATTTAAATCGCAAGCAGCGAATTGCTGAAGCAGTTACTAAATTCGATATCCACGGCGACCCTCGGCAAGAATTCAATCACTTCATGGACCTAATCTATGAATATGGGCAAGAACATTTAGATGAATTCATTCTGATTCGGGAATTTGGCCAAAGCCCTATTCTCAAAAGTTTGAATATTCCCCAGGAACAAGCTTTTGCTGGTTTCGAAGGATTAGAAGAATTTGTTCAAATAGGTATCAAAAAACAGGCCTTTTTCGACATTGATTATCAGATTATTCTCGATTACGCCTACACACCAGTGGTTGAATATTTGATTGCCCTTAACAACGGCACGTTGGACCAAAACGAAGTCTCATTCGATCAGATTAAATTGTTATCAACTAGAGCTATCTTAATGGAGAAATAA
- a CDS encoding SIR2 family NAD-dependent protein deacylase, translating to MKNINPQIEQLNQLIDSHHHIVALTGAGISTSAGINDLMHMPMGSGSLLSSESSLEADPVSFYKELHKTFLDQIFQNGPTIAHKALANLEKSGHLDAVVTTNVDYLHEIAGNTKVADIWYSFNHNYCLKCGHEFSIDILNQSGVPYCPICGGLISPGPTHHHIGTSRTDIENAVTWMNEADMVIVIGSNGYYDRVKENVPLVQINPLKTEFDQEATLNIRENADDVLSGFV from the coding sequence ATGAAAAACATCAACCCACAAATTGAACAACTTAACCAACTGATTGATTCACATCACCATATTGTTGCACTGACAGGTGCCGGTATTTCAACATCTGCTGGCATCAACGATTTAATGCACATGCCAATGGGTTCAGGATCATTACTATCCTCGGAAAGTAGCCTTGAAGCAGACCCAGTTAGTTTTTATAAAGAGCTTCACAAAACATTTTTGGATCAGATTTTCCAAAATGGTCCCACGATAGCCCATAAAGCATTAGCCAATCTTGAAAAGTCCGGTCATCTAGACGCAGTGGTGACTACAAATGTTGATTACTTACACGAAATTGCCGGTAACACTAAGGTCGCAGACATTTGGTACAGTTTTAACCACAACTACTGCCTCAAATGTGGTCACGAATTTTCAATCGATATTCTCAACCAATCTGGGGTTCCTTACTGCCCTATCTGTGGTGGATTAATCTCACCAGGACCCACTCATCATCACATCGGTACTTCTAGAACTGATATTGAGAATGCCGTTACCTGGATGAATGAAGCCGATATGGTCATCGTTATCGGTTCAAACGGCTACTATGATCGAGTAAAAGAAAATGTGCCGCTAGTCCAAATTAATCCCCTAAAAACAGAGTTTGATCAAGAAGCAACACTCAACATTCGAGAAAATGCAGATGACGTGTTGAGTGGATTCGTTTAG
- a CDS encoding NAD(P)H-binding protein — translation MTTVLVLGATSPTAQAFVRLMQTDYPDVNLKLFVRNPNRLPQDLRENYTVIVGDGDNYDAYVTALDSVDYIYNSIGGLGTGAYTKILIKAIRDTNTPIKKVVDISAGGIYGEYMSGTAPYLSAVRVIHPKYTKDQLSKLDWYNESGLNFTIFRPGLIQNGPETQIITHTPDYRKIDKNEFDINRTTFARAAANAMFNGDYNNQSVSVSNGAPL, via the coding sequence ATGACAACAGTTTTAGTTCTCGGCGCCACTTCACCTACTGCACAAGCTTTTGTTAGATTAATGCAAACAGATTACCCCGACGTAAACCTCAAACTATTCGTGAGAAATCCAAATCGTTTACCTCAGGATTTAAGGGAAAACTACACCGTAATAGTCGGCGACGGTGACAACTATGATGCCTACGTAACTGCTCTTGACAGTGTAGATTATATCTATAATTCAATTGGTGGATTGGGAACCGGTGCCTACACCAAAATACTGATCAAAGCTATTCGTGACACCAACACCCCAATTAAAAAAGTCGTGGATATTTCAGCCGGTGGTATTTATGGTGAATATATGTCAGGTACCGCACCTTACTTGTCAGCGGTTCGAGTAATTCATCCTAAATACACCAAAGATCAATTGAGTAAATTAGACTGGTACAATGAATCTGGATTGAATTTCACTATCTTTAGACCCGGTTTAATTCAGAATGGTCCTGAAACCCAAATTATTACCCATACGCCAGATTATCGAAAAATTGACAAAAACGAATTCGATATTAATCGAACAACATTTGCAAGAGCGGCTGCTAATGCAATGTTTAACGGTGATTACAATAATCAAAGTGTTTCGGTTTCAAATGGAGCTCCACTATAA
- a CDS encoding DUF3278 domain-containing protein — MNAINKWFWGLEANLDEVQKQELAAMNNKLFALAITLNILIMTISLIWDIYQRQLSMHTILIAIMLLIISGYAMFLSRTTIGRYVITKEITSEKKYRSIIKHLRIRTILQTIYYFVVYTLLSVFGSSYILNEKPTTWDFGIALITSIFVGLFMYIWNKSKIKRNF, encoded by the coding sequence ATGAACGCTATAAATAAATGGTTCTGGGGATTGGAAGCAAATTTGGATGAAGTACAAAAGCAAGAACTTGCCGCAATGAATAATAAATTGTTTGCATTAGCCATAACTCTGAATATCCTAATTATGACTATTTCATTAATTTGGGACATTTATCAAAGACAATTGAGTATGCATACTATATTAATAGCTATTATGCTGCTTATTATCTCTGGATATGCAATGTTTTTAAGTCGCACCACAATCGGTCGATATGTTATAACCAAGGAAATTACTTCTGAGAAAAAATATCGCTCGATAATAAAACATCTTCGAATACGAACTATTTTACAAACAATCTATTATTTTGTTGTTTATACCTTACTATCCGTCTTTGGTAGTTCCTACATTTTGAATGAAAAACCAACTACTTGGGATTTTGGTATTGCACTAATCACTTCCATTTTTGTGGGACTTTTTATGTACATCTGGAATAAATCAAAAATTAAGCGAAATTTTTAG
- a CDS encoding helix-turn-helix transcriptional regulator has protein sequence MDNRIREYRKQLGMSQNELADKVGLARQTIGLLENKSYNPSLKVCLRLANALDTTLDSLFNPEFFS, from the coding sequence ATGGATAACAGAATTCGTGAATATCGTAAGCAACTAGGAATGTCACAAAACGAGCTTGCCGACAAGGTTGGACTTGCCAGACAAACAATTGGCTTACTTGAAAATAAAAGTTATAACCCATCACTAAAAGTATGCCTACGTCTTGCAAACGCATTAGACACTACGCTAGATAGTCTATTTAATCCGGAATTTTTCTCATAA
- a CDS encoding TMEM175 family protein, with protein sequence MRKERFEAFTDAVLAIILTILVLDIKLPSNSASLSSLTEVAPKFIAYVVTFIFIATIWVNHHFLFSQVSTINNKILWVNILALFWTSLLPATTAWLGDHIMSSTPAVLYSLNVLLFNITMLILRSLVVNENQITNHIGLNVNELISLGINTMTLIVAFWYPPFSFIGLSIDLIIWISLQFIHDTSRKNNR encoded by the coding sequence ATGCGAAAAGAACGATTTGAAGCGTTTACCGATGCAGTATTAGCAATTATTTTAACTATCTTAGTTCTGGATATTAAACTTCCAAGCAATTCAGCCTCATTAAGCTCTTTAACGGAAGTGGCTCCAAAGTTTATTGCTTACGTAGTCACCTTTATTTTCATCGCTACCATTTGGGTTAATCATCATTTCTTATTTTCTCAAGTTTCTACAATCAACAACAAAATCTTGTGGGTCAATATTTTGGCTCTTTTCTGGACGTCACTACTACCTGCTACTACCGCCTGGCTCGGTGATCACATAATGTCATCCACGCCAGCTGTGTTATATAGTCTGAACGTCCTTTTATTCAACATCACAATGCTGATTTTACGAAGTCTGGTAGTAAACGAGAATCAAATAACAAATCACATTGGCTTAAACGTTAATGAATTAATTTCATTAGGCATTAACACCATGACTCTAATTGTGGCATTTTGGTATCCACCGTTTTCATTTATTGGTCTGTCTATTGATCTCATCATTTGGATTAGCCTGCAATTTATTCACGATACTTCACGCAAAAATAATCGTTAA
- a CDS encoding cupin domain-containing protein has translation MAKYSELKDGSIFKAGIPNPYSQYFVGQTYLSALPDSPDGQFGVGVVTFEPGARNNWHIHHDGYQMLLVTGGEGWYQEEGKPAQSLKKGDTIVTKDGIKHWHGAKKDSWFEHIAITAGTPEWLEPVEDDYYDSL, from the coding sequence ATGGCTAAGTACAGTGAACTAAAAGATGGCAGTATTTTTAAAGCAGGAATTCCTAATCCATACAGTCAGTATTTTGTTGGTCAAACTTATTTATCAGCATTGCCTGATTCACCTGATGGTCAGTTTGGCGTTGGTGTGGTGACATTTGAACCAGGAGCAAGAAACAATTGGCACATTCATCATGATGGTTACCAAATGTTGTTGGTTACCGGTGGCGAAGGATGGTATCAAGAGGAAGGTAAACCAGCCCAGTCCCTAAAGAAGGGTGACACTATTGTTACCAAAGATGGTATCAAACATTGGCATGGAGCGAAAAAGGATTCATGGTTCGAGCACATCGCGATTACAGCGGGAACGCCAGAGTGGTTGGAACCAGTAGAAGATGATTATTACGATAGTTTATAG
- a CDS encoding carboxymuconolactone decarboxylase family protein: MTEKQTAGRDALGDFASQFAKLNDDVLFGQVWSREKEFSARDRSLVTITALISTGAFEQLKYHMNKAKENGLSKNEVVEAITQLAFYVGWPKAWSAFSVAQDVYKED, encoded by the coding sequence ATGACAGAAAAACAAACCGCCGGTCGAGATGCTTTAGGTGATTTTGCATCACAATTCGCCAAATTAAATGATGATGTTTTATTTGGCCAAGTTTGGTCACGAGAAAAAGAATTTTCAGCTAGAGATCGGAGTCTGGTCACCATCACAGCTTTGATTTCAACAGGAGCTTTTGAACAATTAAAGTATCACATGAATAAGGCCAAAGAAAATGGTTTAAGTAAAAATGAAGTTGTTGAGGCAATCACTCAACTGGCATTTTATGTTGGTTGGCCAAAAGCATGGTCAGCATTTTCAGTTGCTCAGGATGTTTATAAGGAGGATTAA
- a CDS encoding MerR family transcriptional regulator, whose amino-acid sequence MTHKEQNTLTIKEFSNIFNLNESTIRYYESQSLLISKRDKNNRRYFDETDVSWLKFLLHLKGTGMSLNDMKKYVIWRAQGDDTMAERVELLEKTRDEFLKDFAQVQHHLQVLNDKIDWYNDKLNGEINDEEQFIEYLSKIGHED is encoded by the coding sequence ATGACTCATAAGGAACAAAATACACTAACCATAAAAGAATTTTCCAACATATTTAATTTGAATGAATCAACAATTAGATATTACGAGAGTCAGTCACTATTGATATCTAAGCGCGATAAAAATAATCGTCGATACTTTGATGAAACTGATGTTTCTTGGTTGAAATTCTTGTTGCATCTAAAAGGCACAGGCATGTCGCTAAATGATATGAAAAAATACGTGATTTGGCGTGCTCAAGGTGATGATACGATGGCAGAGCGCGTTGAATTACTAGAAAAGACCAGAGATGAATTCTTAAAAGATTTTGCTCAAGTTCAGCACCACTTACAAGTTTTAAACGACAAAATCGATTGGTATAACGATAAGCTGAACGGTGAGATTAATGATGAAGAGCAGTTCATCGAATATCTGTCGAAGATTGGCCATGAAGATTAA
- a CDS encoding TetR/AcrR family transcriptional regulator encodes MDTESSSKEWIAQALLILLRDKPLDKITVTEITKKAGVARLTFYRNFDSKEDVIQYQSNQLFKQYLNELQQSQSAMTLEAILKTSFAYWQDGEETLQVMIKNDLLPMLEQSFRQYLAALVASFPEFNQFTHVQQYFIIGGIVQVIIDWLSHGLKPSSDQVIKEILDMLNQDQIYRS; translated from the coding sequence ATGGATACTGAAAGTTCAAGCAAGGAATGGATCGCCCAAGCATTATTGATCTTGCTAAGAGACAAGCCATTAGACAAAATCACTGTCACTGAGATTACCAAAAAGGCGGGCGTGGCGCGGTTAACTTTCTATCGAAATTTTGATAGTAAGGAAGATGTGATTCAATACCAATCAAATCAGTTATTTAAGCAATATCTAAACGAGCTGCAGCAATCGCAGAGTGCGATGACGTTAGAAGCAATTCTAAAAACTAGCTTTGCTTATTGGCAAGATGGAGAAGAAACATTACAGGTCATGATAAAAAACGATTTGTTACCAATGCTTGAACAATCATTTCGCCAATACCTAGCGGCTTTGGTAGCCAGTTTCCCAGAATTTAATCAGTTCACGCATGTTCAGCAGTATTTTATTATTGGTGGGATAGTACAAGTGATAATCGATTGGTTGAGCCATGGTTTAAAACCGTCATCTGATCAGGTAATTAAAGAGATTCTGGACATGCTTAATCAAGATCAAATTTATCGTTCATAA
- a CDS encoding NAD(P)H-dependent oxidoreductase — MKNICIIFDHPYTATAYDNEPHHRSFSAALLQKIKDGVADNDNVSLDVIDLHADNFDPVMHEADLSTWRRRQPINEQVANYQERLLAADEIFFVFPIWWESMPAMTKGFIDKVIAPGMI; from the coding sequence ATGAAAAATATCTGTATTATTTTTGATCATCCATACACCGCTACTGCGTATGACAACGAACCACACCATCGAAGTTTCTCAGCAGCCTTGTTACAAAAAATCAAAGACGGTGTTGCCGACAACGACAATGTCAGTCTAGATGTTATTGACCTACACGCTGACAACTTTGATCCCGTTATGCATGAGGCAGATTTGAGTACTTGGCGCAGACGACAGCCAATCAATGAACAAGTCGCTAATTATCAAGAACGTCTACTAGCCGCCGATGAAATCTTCTTTGTTTTTCCAATCTGGTGGGAATCAATGCCAGCAATGACCAAAGGATTCATCGACAAGGTTATTGCCCCGGGAATGATCTAA